Proteins encoded by one window of Sphaerodactylus townsendi isolate TG3544 linkage group LG02, MPM_Stown_v2.3, whole genome shotgun sequence:
- the LOC125426943 gene encoding oxysterol-binding protein 1 isoform X2: MSELRAAVPGSGTAPSPNASGPGGTCGPGPTPPLPSPGPGGTNATRGEGGTLGPGGPAPGGVTGAAGGSTSSASVSTSSASGSAREGWLFKWTNYIKGYQRRWFVLSNGLLSYYRSKAEMRHTCRGTINLATANITVEDSCNFIISNGGAQTYHLKASSEVERQRWVTALELAKAKAVKMLAESDESGDEESVSQTDKTELQNTLRTLSSKVEDLSTCNDLIAKHGTALQRSLSELETLKLPAESNEKIKQVNERATLFRITSNAMINACRDFLMLAQTHSKKWQKSLQYERDQRIRLEETLEQLAKQHNHLERAFRGATVLPANAPGSMDSTKDRCFPSKGDLSDEDDDNEFFDAPENITMPENMGHKTGSNISGASSDLSLDEQYKHQLEDTRKEKRTRIPYKPNYSLNLWSIMKNCIGKELSKIPMPVNFNEPLSMLQRLTEDLEYHELLDRAAKCESSLEQLCYVAAFTVSSYSTTVFRTSKPFNPLLGETFELDRLEENGYRSLCEQVSHHPPAAAHHAESKHGWTLRQEIKITSKFRGKYLSIMPLGTIHCIFHATGNHYTWKKVTTTVHNIIVGKLWIDQSGEIEILNHKTSEKCILKFVPYSYFSRDVARKVTGEVLDCLGKVHFVLLGTWDEKMDCFRVTSSSMENGSESRQRTHETEDSRVMLWKRNPLPKNAENMYYFSELALTLNALENGTAPTDSRLRPDQRLMENGRWDEANAEKQRLEEKQRISRKRREAEAMKATEDGTSYDPYKALWFERKKDPDTKEVAHVYSGGYWESKEKQDWSMCPDIF; encoded by the exons ATGTCGGAGTTACGAGCCGCGGTGCCCGGTTCTGGGACAGCGCCCAGCCCCAATGCCTCCGGACCAGGGGGCACCTGTGGGCCCGGGCCAACGCCTCCGCTACCCTCGCCTGGGCCCGGCGGCACCAACGCCACCAGAGGAGAAGGAGGCACGCTGGGCCCTGGGGGACCGGCCCCCGGGGGGGTGACAGGAGCTGCCGGGGGGAGCACTTCTTCCGCTTCCGTGTCGACCAGCTCGGCTTCCGGGTCAGCCCGCGAGGGCTGGCTTTTCAAATGGACCAATTACATCAAAGGGTATCAGCGGCGCTGGTTTGTGCTGAGCAATGGGCTCCTCAGCTACTACAG ATCAAAGGCAGAGATGCGGCACACCTGCCGTGGTACCATCAACCTGGCCACAGCCAATATCACTGTAGAGGACTCCTGCAATTTTATAATTTCCAATGGAGGGGCACAGACCTACCATTTGAAAGCCAGCTCAGAAGTTGAGAGGCAGCGCTGGGTCACAGCCCTGGAGCTGGCCAAGGCCAAAGCGGTGAAGATGCTGGCAGAATCAG ATGAGTCAGGTGATGAAGAATCGGTTTCTCAGACAGACAAGACCGAACTGCAGAATACCCTGCGCACTCTCTCCAGTAAGGTGGAGGACCTTAGCACCTGTAACGACCTGATTGCCAAGCATGGCACAGCATTGCAACGCTCTCTCAGTGAACTAGAGACCTTGAAGCTGCCTGCTGAGAGCAATGAGAAGATCAAGCAGGTCAACGAGCGGGCCACGCTCTTCCGCATCACTTCCAATGCCATGATCAAT GCTTGCCGAGACTTCCTGATGCTGGCCCAGACACACAGCAAGAAGTGGCAGAAATCTCTTCAGTATGAACGTGATCAGCGCATCCGTTTGGAGGAGACATTGGAACAGCTAGCCAAGCAGCATAACCACTTAGAAAGAGCCTTCCGTGGAGCCACGGTTCTACCAGCCAATGCCCCTGGCAGCATGGATTCCACTAAAG ATCGATGTTTCCCATCTAAGGGGGATCTAAGTGATGAAGATGATGAcaatgagttctttgatgctcctGAGAATATCACGATGCCTGAAAACATGGGCCACAA AACTGGCAGCAACATCAGTGGTGCTAGCAGTGACCTCAGCCTCGATGAGCAG taTAAACACCAGCTGGAGGACaccaggaaggagaagaggacCCGAATTCCCTACAAACCAAATTATAGTCTCAACTTGTGGAGCATCATGAAGAACTGCATTGGcaaggaactctccaagatccctaTGCCA GTTAATTTCAACGAGCCCTTATCCATGCTGCAGCGCCTCACAGAGGACCTGGAGTATCATGAGCTGTTGGACCGAGCAGCCAAGTGTGAGAGCTCCCTGGAGCAACTCTGTTATGTGGCTGCTTTTACTGTATCATCTTACTCCACTACTGTCTTCCGCACTAGCAAGCCATTCAACCCACTCTTAGGAGAGACCTTTGAACTAGACCGGCTGGAGGAGAATGGCTATCGTTCCCTCTGTGAGCAG GTCAGCCACCACCCCCCAGCTGCTGCTCATCATGCTGAATCAAAGCATGGCTGGACCCTTCGTCAGGAAATCAAAATCACCAGCAAGTTCCGTGGGAAATATCTCTCAATTATGCCACTTG GTACCATCCACTGTATCTTCCACGCAACTGGCAATCACTACACATGGAAAAAGGTCACTACAACAGTACACAACATCATAGTGGGCAAATTATGGATAGATCAG TCTGGCGAGATCGAGATTCTGAATCACAAGACCAGTGAAAAGTGTATTCTCAAGTTTGTTCCTTATAGCTACTTCTCAAGAGATGTGGCCAGAAAG GTCACTGGGGAGGTACTTGACTGCTTGGGGAAAGTGCACTTTGTGTTGCTTGGCACTTGGGATGAGAAAATGGACTGTTTCAGGGTGACATCAAGTAGCATGGAGAATGGTAGTGAAAGCCGGCAGAGAACCCATGAAACAGAGGACAGCAGGGTTATGCTGTGGAAGAGGAACCCACTCCC GAAGAACGCTGAGAACATGTACTATTTCTCAGAGCTGGCTTTGACGCTCAATGCTTTAGAAAATGGCACTGCCCCCACAGACAGCAGGCTTCGGCCTGACCAGCGACTCATGGAAAATGGACGCTGGGATGAGGCCAATGCAGAGAAGCAACGCCTTGAAGAGAAGCAGCGTATCTCCCGCAAAAGACGTGAAGCTGAGGCCATGAAGGCCACAGAGGACG GAACTTCTTATGACCCTTATAAGGCACTGTGGTTTGAACGGAAGAAAGATCCCGACACCAAGGAGGTGGCTCATGTGTACAGCGGGGGCTACTGGGAGAGCAAAGAGAAACAGGACTGGAGTATGTGCCCTGATATCTTCTGA
- the LOC125426943 gene encoding oxysterol-binding protein 1 isoform X1 — MSELRAAVPGSGTAPSPNASGPGGTCGPGPTPPLPSPGPGGTNATRGEGGTLGPGGPAPGGVTGAAGGSTSSASVSTSSASGSAREGWLFKWTNYIKGYQRRWFVLSNGLLSYYRSKAEMRHTCRGTINLATANITVEDSCNFIISNGGAQTYHLKASSEVERQRWVTALELAKAKAVKMLAESDESGDEESVSQTDKTELQNTLRTLSSKVEDLSTCNDLIAKHGTALQRSLSELETLKLPAESNEKIKQVNERATLFRITSNAMINACRDFLMLAQTHSKKWQKSLQYERDQRIRLEETLEQLAKQHNHLERAFRGATVLPANAPGSMDSTKDRCFPSKGDLSDEDDDNEFFDAPENITMPENMGHKRTGSNISGASSDLSLDEQYKHQLEDTRKEKRTRIPYKPNYSLNLWSIMKNCIGKELSKIPMPVNFNEPLSMLQRLTEDLEYHELLDRAAKCESSLEQLCYVAAFTVSSYSTTVFRTSKPFNPLLGETFELDRLEENGYRSLCEQVSHHPPAAAHHAESKHGWTLRQEIKITSKFRGKYLSIMPLGTIHCIFHATGNHYTWKKVTTTVHNIIVGKLWIDQSGEIEILNHKTSEKCILKFVPYSYFSRDVARKVTGEVLDCLGKVHFVLLGTWDEKMDCFRVTSSSMENGSESRQRTHETEDSRVMLWKRNPLPKNAENMYYFSELALTLNALENGTAPTDSRLRPDQRLMENGRWDEANAEKQRLEEKQRISRKRREAEAMKATEDGTSYDPYKALWFERKKDPDTKEVAHVYSGGYWESKEKQDWSMCPDIF; from the exons ATGTCGGAGTTACGAGCCGCGGTGCCCGGTTCTGGGACAGCGCCCAGCCCCAATGCCTCCGGACCAGGGGGCACCTGTGGGCCCGGGCCAACGCCTCCGCTACCCTCGCCTGGGCCCGGCGGCACCAACGCCACCAGAGGAGAAGGAGGCACGCTGGGCCCTGGGGGACCGGCCCCCGGGGGGGTGACAGGAGCTGCCGGGGGGAGCACTTCTTCCGCTTCCGTGTCGACCAGCTCGGCTTCCGGGTCAGCCCGCGAGGGCTGGCTTTTCAAATGGACCAATTACATCAAAGGGTATCAGCGGCGCTGGTTTGTGCTGAGCAATGGGCTCCTCAGCTACTACAG ATCAAAGGCAGAGATGCGGCACACCTGCCGTGGTACCATCAACCTGGCCACAGCCAATATCACTGTAGAGGACTCCTGCAATTTTATAATTTCCAATGGAGGGGCACAGACCTACCATTTGAAAGCCAGCTCAGAAGTTGAGAGGCAGCGCTGGGTCACAGCCCTGGAGCTGGCCAAGGCCAAAGCGGTGAAGATGCTGGCAGAATCAG ATGAGTCAGGTGATGAAGAATCGGTTTCTCAGACAGACAAGACCGAACTGCAGAATACCCTGCGCACTCTCTCCAGTAAGGTGGAGGACCTTAGCACCTGTAACGACCTGATTGCCAAGCATGGCACAGCATTGCAACGCTCTCTCAGTGAACTAGAGACCTTGAAGCTGCCTGCTGAGAGCAATGAGAAGATCAAGCAGGTCAACGAGCGGGCCACGCTCTTCCGCATCACTTCCAATGCCATGATCAAT GCTTGCCGAGACTTCCTGATGCTGGCCCAGACACACAGCAAGAAGTGGCAGAAATCTCTTCAGTATGAACGTGATCAGCGCATCCGTTTGGAGGAGACATTGGAACAGCTAGCCAAGCAGCATAACCACTTAGAAAGAGCCTTCCGTGGAGCCACGGTTCTACCAGCCAATGCCCCTGGCAGCATGGATTCCACTAAAG ATCGATGTTTCCCATCTAAGGGGGATCTAAGTGATGAAGATGATGAcaatgagttctttgatgctcctGAGAATATCACGATGCCTGAAAACATGGGCCACAA AAGAACTGGCAGCAACATCAGTGGTGCTAGCAGTGACCTCAGCCTCGATGAGCAG taTAAACACCAGCTGGAGGACaccaggaaggagaagaggacCCGAATTCCCTACAAACCAAATTATAGTCTCAACTTGTGGAGCATCATGAAGAACTGCATTGGcaaggaactctccaagatccctaTGCCA GTTAATTTCAACGAGCCCTTATCCATGCTGCAGCGCCTCACAGAGGACCTGGAGTATCATGAGCTGTTGGACCGAGCAGCCAAGTGTGAGAGCTCCCTGGAGCAACTCTGTTATGTGGCTGCTTTTACTGTATCATCTTACTCCACTACTGTCTTCCGCACTAGCAAGCCATTCAACCCACTCTTAGGAGAGACCTTTGAACTAGACCGGCTGGAGGAGAATGGCTATCGTTCCCTCTGTGAGCAG GTCAGCCACCACCCCCCAGCTGCTGCTCATCATGCTGAATCAAAGCATGGCTGGACCCTTCGTCAGGAAATCAAAATCACCAGCAAGTTCCGTGGGAAATATCTCTCAATTATGCCACTTG GTACCATCCACTGTATCTTCCACGCAACTGGCAATCACTACACATGGAAAAAGGTCACTACAACAGTACACAACATCATAGTGGGCAAATTATGGATAGATCAG TCTGGCGAGATCGAGATTCTGAATCACAAGACCAGTGAAAAGTGTATTCTCAAGTTTGTTCCTTATAGCTACTTCTCAAGAGATGTGGCCAGAAAG GTCACTGGGGAGGTACTTGACTGCTTGGGGAAAGTGCACTTTGTGTTGCTTGGCACTTGGGATGAGAAAATGGACTGTTTCAGGGTGACATCAAGTAGCATGGAGAATGGTAGTGAAAGCCGGCAGAGAACCCATGAAACAGAGGACAGCAGGGTTATGCTGTGGAAGAGGAACCCACTCCC GAAGAACGCTGAGAACATGTACTATTTCTCAGAGCTGGCTTTGACGCTCAATGCTTTAGAAAATGGCACTGCCCCCACAGACAGCAGGCTTCGGCCTGACCAGCGACTCATGGAAAATGGACGCTGGGATGAGGCCAATGCAGAGAAGCAACGCCTTGAAGAGAAGCAGCGTATCTCCCGCAAAAGACGTGAAGCTGAGGCCATGAAGGCCACAGAGGACG GAACTTCTTATGACCCTTATAAGGCACTGTGGTTTGAACGGAAGAAAGATCCCGACACCAAGGAGGTGGCTCATGTGTACAGCGGGGGCTACTGGGAGAGCAAAGAGAAACAGGACTGGAGTATGTGCCCTGATATCTTCTGA